The Clarias gariepinus isolate MV-2021 ecotype Netherlands chromosome 4, CGAR_prim_01v2, whole genome shotgun sequence genome window below encodes:
- the apoc4 gene encoding apolipoprotein C-IV produces MSKFVLLAVVIVLQVCWTKAENVTEPEGALRRIIGAYKEMKTKVVDAGTTVVDFFEMYYEDQVKPKTDPYIEWAKEKAQSFWDKLKTKVSGDGDEN; encoded by the exons ATGTCGAAGTTTGTGCTGCTTGCTGTGGTCATAGTACTACAAG tgTGCTGGACCAAGGCGGAAAACGTAACTGAACCCGAAGGAGCTCTACGGAGGATCATTGGGGCATACAA ggaAATGAAGACCAAAGTTGTGGATGCTGGCACTACAGTAGTTGATTTTTTTGAAATGTACTATGAGGACCAGGTGAAGCCCAAGACTGACCCCTACATTGAGTGGGCAAAAGAGAAAGCACAATCTTTTTGGGACAAACTCAAAACCAAAGTGTCTGGCGATGGGGATGAGAATTAA
- the apoc1 gene encoding apolipoprotein C-I: MRLYLAIAALMLVLIAHSEAAEEPTIEQHFANFHEKIKELGENFGEKATNAWRQLESSDFFSKSSDWFTEQFQNIKQKLDDTFNKPE, encoded by the exons ATGAGACTGTACCTGGCTATTGCAGCATTGATGCTTGTGCTGATTGCACACTCTG aggCTGCAGAGGAGCCCACAATTGAGCAGCATTTTGCCAACTTCCACGAAAAAATCAAGGAGCTTGGAGAAAACTTTGGCGAGAAGGCCACAAATGCCTGGAGGCAGCTAGAGTCTAGCGACTTTTTCTCCAAGTCTTC GGACTGGTTTACTGAGCAGTTTCAGAACATTAAGCAGAAGTTGGATGACACCTTTAACAAGCCAGAGTAA